The following proteins are encoded in a genomic region of Zea mays cultivar B73 chromosome 9, Zm-B73-REFERENCE-NAM-5.0, whole genome shotgun sequence:
- the LOC103651860 gene encoding protein MAIN-LIKE 1-like, whose product MAQSMSLIQVVVGPSVDPGRERGTRWLWIRLVVGVEGEGEHHFLPTPSSMSVASAVDLVIIHALVVGRLARMAQFHLLDPFYDESHRGRLLSEGQDLATLRSRTHNGFLDMVFDDRYTNYLRRAGLDVISYQLRRGLPTIDSAAITALVDRWRPETHSFHLPFGEMTVTLEDAQKILGLNVGGRAVTGQCDSDGWRARVEAFLGRELPAEGVERTAGVGITWLRQSFGVCPADADEATVQFYCRAWILHMFGCVLFPDATGDCASWMYIPCLTDWDTAGQYSWGSAVLSFLYRQLCEACRRTSSSSSIGGCVYLLQIWMWFRIPVGRPRVFQPRPWPWMIHGNERLRPTYAYIWDQVAAPFARAKRAYMEYVNEFDTLSASSVTWQPYNAPEYAGMIFSVVCSSEDELYMMQCPLVCFWCVEWHLPHRVQRQFGRNQLWPVEDVPTSKELHKFDRRKQKKITDFRQHHLILVNDWESGAENVYSNDELHNNSDYRRYQAWYQGATRCKLRQQWTAEDYADIDSSDDEETEYDLSTRLGTQVEAAPILDRVGNTLRRSVEDIDRQLLTTGDSSMRSFLQRLSRRLRGAAARCGCRTTVAHDVHVPSCTDTATPSTGLGAGFDYDHDEIGPSQLEGAPSTQPLQPQDRRRHRSPQRYTPGTDALGKGKTRRR is encoded by the exons ATGGCCCAAAGTATGTCGCTGATCCAAGTAGTCGTTGGACCAAGCGTGGATCCAGGAAGAGAACGAGGCACAAgatggttatggatcaggttgGTGGTAGGAGTAGAAGGGGAAGGAGAACACCATTTCTTACCGACCCCGAGCAGTATGAGTGTGGCAAGTGCGGTAGACTTGGTCATAATTCACGCACTTGTCGTTGGCAGATTAGCGAG GATGGCACAGTTCCACCTCCTCGACCCGTTCTACGACGAGAGCCACCGGGGGCGCCTTCTGTCGGAAGGCCAG GACCTAGCAACGCTTCGTTCTAGGACACACAATGGGTTCCTAGACATGGTGTTCGACGACAGGTACACTAATTACCTCAGACGAGCAGGTCTAGATGTAATATCTTACCAGTTACGACGCGGGTTGCCTACTATTGATTCGGCGGCCATTACTGCACTTGTGGACAG GTGGCGGCCTGAGACACATAGTTTTCATCTACCTTTTGGTGAGATGACAGTCACATTAGAGGATGCACAGAAGATACTTGGACTCAATGTTGGTGGCAGAGCAGTGACAGGCCAATGTGACTCTGACGGTTGGAGGGCTAGAGTTGAGGCCTTTCTTGGTAGGGAGCTTCCTGCTGAGGGCGTTGAAAGGACTGCTGGAGTAGGCATCACATGGCTCCGTCAGTCTTTTGGTGTGTGCCCTGCTGATGCTGATGAGGCTACAGTCCAGTtctattgtcgagcttggatctTGCACATGTTTGGTTGTGTCCTCTTCCCAGACGCCACAGGAGACTGCGCGTCCTGGATGTACATCCCATGTCTAACCGACTGGGATACAGCTGGACAGTACAGTTGGGGCTCCGCTGTGCTTTCTTTTTTGTACCGGCAGCTTTGTGAAGCTTGCCGTCGTACGTCCTCCTCTTCGTCTATAGGCGGTTGCGTCTACCTCCTGCAGATATGGATGTG GTTTCGCATACCAGTTGGTCGACCACGTGTTTTCCAGCCTAGACCCTGGCCATGGATGATTCATGGAAATGAACGTCTTCGACCGACGTATGCTTATATTTGGGACCAAGTGGCAGCTCCTTTTGCGAGAGCTAAGAGGGCATACATGGAGTATGTTAACGAGTTTGACACCCTTTCTGCCTCTAGC GTCACATGGCAGCCATACAACGCACCTGAGTATGCTGGGATGATCTTTAGTGTAGTATGCAGTAGTGAAGATGAACTCTATATGATGCAATGTCCTTTGGTCTGTTTCTGGTGTGTTGAGTGGCACTTACCTCACAGGGTTCAGAGACAGTTTGGTAGGAACCAGCTATGGCCGGTTGAAGATGTTCCTACTTCAAAGGAGCTACACAA ATTTGACCGGCGGAAGCAAAAGAAGATAACGGACTTTCGTCAACATCATCTGATATTAGTAAATGATTGGGAATCGGGTGCTGAGAATGTATATTCCAACGATGAGTTGCACAACAACAGTGATTACAGGCGGTACCAAGCTTGGTACCAGGGTGCGACTCGTTGTAAGCTTCGCCAGCAGTGGACAGCGGAAGACTACGCCGACATTGATTCTTCTGACGATGAGGAAACGGAGTATGACCTGTCCACTAGACTGGGAACCCAAGTGGAGGCGGCACCCATATTAGATCGAGTG GGTAACACATTGCGACGGTCGGTAGAGGACATTGATCGCCAACTTTTGACTACGGGCGACAGCAGCATGCGCAGCTTCTTGCAG CGTTTATCTAGGCGCCTACGTGGAGCTGCTGCTCGCTGTGGCTGCAGGACTACTGTTGCACATGACGTCCATGTACCATCGTGTACCGACACAGCAACGCCCTCCACAGGTCTTGGTGCTGGCTTCGACTACGATCACGACGAGATAGGACCTTCACAGCTTGAGGGGGCTCCTTCGACACAGCCATTACAACCACAAGATCGTAGGCGACACCGCTCTCCACAAcgttacactccaggcaccgacgctttaggcaagggtaagactaggagacGTTGA
- the LOC109942387 gene encoding uncharacterized protein, protein MSRRGKYAKQRKGPLTGTAFDPLPLPSGVPVPMCFCGDPCKVDKSEDHDTYRQRYWMCANFAFEPTIVQRRMNLMTPPPLCDFEQWIDTEISEKDNKWLENLQKWDAEDKERMKKRREELAAEQQREDEEKMRRVAECREDKEKKLERARRAKEAMEENPDAFRKGKWPRCTQ, encoded by the exons ATGTCTAGGCGTGGTAAATATGCTAAACAAAG GAAGGGTCCTTTGACCGGAACTGCCTTCGACCCGCTGCCTTTGCCAAGTGGTGTTCCAGTGCCTATGTgtttttgtggtgatccttgtaaggTCGATAAGTCTGAAGATCATGACACCTATCGACAGAggtattggatgtgtgctaactttGCATTTGAGCCAACTATTGTTCAACGTCGGATGAATTTAATG ACTCCTCCACCGCTATGTGATTTTGAGCAGTGGATTGACACAGAAATATCAGAGAAAGATAATAAGTGGCTGGAGAATCTTCAAAAGTGGGATGCAGAGGACAAAGAGAGGATGAAAAAAAGACGAGAGGAGCTTGCTGCCGAGCAACAACGTGAAGACGAAGAGAAAATGAGGCGTGTTGCTGAATGCAGGGAAGATAAGGAGAAGAAGCTTGAGCGTGCACGTCGTGcaaaggaagcaatggaggagaaCCCTGATGCATTTCGCAAAGGCAAATGGCCCCGTTGTACTCAGTAG